CCCTCGACCAGGACCCGGTGGGGGTCGAGGAGTTGGAGGCGGCCACCGAGTCGATTGAGGTCGGTGAGGTAGATCGCGCGGTTGTCGTACACCCAGTCGTGGATCAGGGTCTGGCCGTGCGCCGCGGCGGCGATCGCCGCGAAGAACGGGACGTTGTCGATGTTGAGGCCGGGGAACGGCATCGGGTGGATCTTGTCGATCGGGGCCTCCAGCTTGGAGGGCCGCACCGTCAGGTCCACCAGGCGGGTGCGCGCGTTGTCGGCCGCGTACTCCGGGGTGCGGTCGCAGTCGACGCCCATCTCCTCCAGGACGGCGAGCTCGATCTCCATGAACTCGATCGGCACCCGGCGGATGGTGAGTTCGGACTCGGTCACCACGGCGGCGGCCAGCAGGCTCATCGCCTCGACCGGGTCCTCGGAGGGGGAGTAGTCCACGTCCACGTCGATCTGCGGGACCCCGTGGACGGTGAGCGTCGTCGTGCCGACCCCGTCGACCCGTACGCCCAGGGCCTCCAGGAAGAAGCACAGGTCCTGGACCATGTAGTTGGACGAGGCGTTGCGGATGACCGTCGTGCCGTCGTGGCGGGCCGCGGCCAGCAGGGCGTTCTCGGTCACCGTGTCGCCGCGCTCGGTCAGCACGATGGGGCGGTCCGGGGCGACGCTGCGGTCGACCTGCGCGTGGTACAGGCCCTCCGTCGCGGCGATCTCCAGGCCGAAGCGGCGCAGCGCGATCATGTGCGGCTCGATGGTGCGGGTGCCCAGGTCGCAGCCGCCCGCGTACGGCAGGGTGAACTGCTCCGTCCGGTGCAGCAGCGGCCCCAGGAACATGATGATCGAGCGGGTCCGGCGCGCGGCGTCGGCGTCGATCGCCGCCAGGTCCAGCTGCGCGGGCGGCACGATCTCCAGGTCCACGCCGTCGTTGATCCAGCGGGTGCGGACGCCGATGGAGTTCAGCACCTCCAGGAGCCGGAACACCTCCTCGATCCGGGCCACCCGGCGCAGGACCGTACGCCCCTTGTTGAGGAGCGACGCGCACAGCAGCGCAACGCATGCGTTCTTGCTGGTCTTGACGTCGATGGCCCCGGAGAGCCGTCGGCCGCCGACGACCCGCAGGTGCATGGGTCCGGCGTACCCGAGCGACACGATCTCGCTGTCGAGGGCTTCACCGATGCGGGCGATCATCTCAAGGCTGATGTTCTGGTTGCCGCGCTCGATGCGGTTGACGGCGCTCTGGCTGGTGCCGAGAGCCTCGGCCAACTGCGTCTGTGTCCAGCCCCGATGCTGACGGGCGTCACGGATGAGCTTGCCGATACGTACGAGGTAGTCGTCTGACATGTCGGCAGGCTATCTCAGATATGAGATGAGAATGCTGTGGGGGTGTGTCGTTCGGGTGACGCGCGTGCACCGGCTCCACGCGGCCGGGTCTCCCCATCGTCGCCCGCGCGGGAGGAGATGGCGCGACCGGTGCGTCCGTACGGGGACGGGCCCGGGCTCGCCTCCCCGGTGCTCAGCTTGCCCGGCCGTGCCGGCGGGCCGTGGCGCGCTTCCGATGGGTGAGGGTGAGCTTGACCGGGACCAGCGCGAGCCAGCACCACATGGCCGCGGGAGGGGAGACGAGATAGGCGACCGGCACCGTCGCGGCGAAGAGCGCGGCGGTCGCGGCGAGATCGGCGGTGACCGCCCGGCCCACATCGCCGCGGGAGGCCTCCGTCGCATGCTCCGTCCTCCTCCGGCCGGCCAGGAACATCGCCAGCTCCAGCAGGTTCGTGACGGCGACCATGCCCGCGTAGACGGCCACGGCCAGTGGGCGCGTGGCGTACTCGGACAGCAGCGCGGTCGGGAACGGGACGAGAGCGATGGCCCCCAGCCACAGCAGCGCGAACCGCAGCGCCACCCCCTCGAAGCGCGGGACCAGCCGCACGATCAGCCGGTGGTCGCGCCAGAACCCGGCCAGGATCGTGAAACTCAGGCCGTACGCGCCGAGGTCCGGCAGCGCCTGGCGCACGGCGTCGGTGAACTCGTCCTTGTCCAGCCCCGGTTCGACATGGAGGTCCAGGACCAGCAGGGTCATCGCGATGGCGAAGATCCCGTCGGACAGGGTCGTCAGACGGTCCGCGCTCTTCTCGTCGGCCTTCTCGGCGGCGGCTCGGGCATCGCTCACCCGCCTCAGGGTGAGGCGGCGAGGGGGCTCA
This sequence is a window from Streptomyces parvus. Protein-coding genes within it:
- a CDS encoding TMEM175 family protein; this translates as MSDARAAAEKADEKSADRLTTLSDGIFAIAMTLLVLDLHVEPGLDKDEFTDAVRQALPDLGAYGLSFTILAGFWRDHRLIVRLVPRFEGVALRFALLWLGAIALVPFPTALLSEYATRPLAVAVYAGMVAVTNLLELAMFLAGRRRTEHATEASRGDVGRAVTADLAATAALFAATVPVAYLVSPPAAMWCWLALVPVKLTLTHRKRATARRHGRAS
- a CDS encoding UDP-N-acetylglucosamine 1-carboxyvinyltransferase; this translates as MSDDYLVRIGKLIRDARQHRGWTQTQLAEALGTSQSAVNRIERGNQNISLEMIARIGEALDSEIVSLGYAGPMHLRVVGGRRLSGAIDVKTSKNACVALLCASLLNKGRTVLRRVARIEEVFRLLEVLNSIGVRTRWINDGVDLEIVPPAQLDLAAIDADAARRTRSIIMFLGPLLHRTEQFTLPYAGGCDLGTRTIEPHMIALRRFGLEIAATEGLYHAQVDRSVAPDRPIVLTERGDTVTENALLAAARHDGTTVIRNASSNYMVQDLCFFLEALGVRVDGVGTTTLTVHGVPQIDVDVDYSPSEDPVEAMSLLAAAVVTESELTIRRVPIEFMEIELAVLEEMGVDCDRTPEYAADNARTRLVDLTVRPSKLEAPIDKIHPMPFPGLNIDNVPFFAAIAAAAHGQTLIHDWVYDNRAIYLTDLNRLGGRLQLLDPHRVLVEGPTRWRAAEMMCPPALRPAVVVLLAMMAAEGTSVLRNVYVINRGYEELAERLNSVGAQIEIFRDI